The Psychrobacillus sp. FSL K6-4046 DNA window TTTTCCTCTTCTAAATAATGAATATGACATAAGAAATCCTTTATTAAATCGAAAATTTGTTTTTCATTTGCCTGTACATCCTGCAAATCAATTTTTAAACGCTCCAGCAACAAACGGATTGTCTCAACATTTGCTTCCTTACTGTTATTTTCTATTTTGCTGAGATGAGGCACAGAACATATTCCATTAGCAAGACTTGTTTGCGTTAATCCTCTCTTTGTTCGATAAAATTTTATTAGCGAGCCAATCCTCATAGTACCCCTCCTAATTATTGTAAGATATTTTTTCCCAATAAACATAATTTTCAAAATGTGTTAGTTTTAATATTGTACTACAAAACTAAACCGAAAAGGAGTTTTCACAGATGAGCAAATTTAAAATCGCACTAGCAAGCCTCTTAATTGCAGGTTCACTTGCAGCACCGGTCCAAGCAAGCTCACCGGAAGAAACACCATCCTCAGTAGAGGACAGAAATTCTAATGCTGGGGTAGAAAAGTTTCGGGTGTATGTAGAAGCCAATAACAAGGCGAACAAAGCGTCCTTGGCAAATCAGTACGAAGTAAGATGGGAGCTTTCGGAAAATGGGTTCTCTACGGATATGAATGAAAAGCAGTTCCAAGCTCTTCAAAAAAACAAAAACATTACCGTAACAAAGGTTCCAACGGTTACGCTTGATCTGCCAGCAGAAGATTCTACTACTCAACCAGCAGATTTCGAGACTGCAGCAAACGCATCTCAGAAGACTCCTTGGGGCATTAAAGCAATTTACAATAATAGTAGTTTAACCTCCACTTCAGGTGGAAATGGCATTAATATCGCGGTATTAGATACGGGAGTAAATAGAAATCATACGGATTTAGTAAATAGAGTAGAACAGTGTAAAGACTTTACAGGTTCTACTACGGTGATCAACAATAGCTGTTCTGATGGTAATGGACATGGTACTCACGTTGCTGGGACAGCCCTTGCAGATGGCGGCAGTGACAAATCAGGAGTTTACGGTGTAGCGCCTGCAGCAGATCTATGGGCATACAAAGTGTTAAGCAATAGTGGCTCAGGTAGCTCGGATGATATTGCAGCAGCTATCAGACACGCTGCTGATCAAGCGGTTTCTACAGGAACAAAAACAGTTATCAATATGTCATTAGGATCTTCTGCAAATAATAGTTTAATATCAAGTGCAGTGAACTATGCGTATAGTAAAGGTGTATTAATAGTTGCAGCGGCTGGAAACTCCGGTTACGCGCAAGGAACAATCGGATATCCAGGAGCATTAGTAAACGCTGTTGCTGTAGCGGCACTTGAAAATGTACAAGAAAATGGGACTTATCGTGTAGCAAACTTCTCTTCTCGTGGCTATGCTTCTACAGACGGTGATTATGTAATTCAACAAGGGGATGTAGAAATCTCTGCACCTGGAGCTTCTATCTACTCTACTTGGTACAATGGTGGATACAACACAATTAGCGGAACATCTATGGCATCTCCACACGTTGCTGGACTAGCTGCTAAAATTTGGGCACAAAACCCATCTTGGTCTCATACTCAACTTCGCACAAACTTACAAAATAGAGCAAAAGCAGTAGATATTAAAGGCGGTTACGGAGCAGCAACTGGAGACGACTACGCTTCAGGATTCGGTTTCGCTCGAGTACAATAATCTAATCGACAAATTTTACTAAACGTAATCATAAGTAAAATTATTATAGTAAATATAACTACCATAAATAATCTATATAACAACAAAACTGCACCCCGCCAACGCTGGGGGTGCAGTTTTGTCTATTAAACAACGTTATTAAATCGAGTGCATTACGAGAGCATTACAGGTGCCAGGCACCTGCAATGCTCTCGTAATAATATTGGTATAGTTTTCACTTTGTTTTAATCGGTGTGAATTGTTATACTGAGATATTTTACAAGTGCCAGGCACCTGTAATAATGTTAGTAGTTTTTGATTTGGTTTGTTGGTTTTGTTTGGATTTGTAGGCCGTATTCGTTTGTTATTCCTTCTATCGAGACGATGGTAAGTGGACCTGTTAGCTTGTGGTCTTTTCCTTGGTCTATGAGTTGGCCATCGCTTTTTCTTGTGCTGAGTAGACCGAAGTCTATTGAGAAGGCACCTTTAGTTTGGGAGAAGATGGTTTTGTTTTGGTTGTTGGTGTATTTAACCTTCGTGCCATCTCCATCTACTACTATAATAGAGGCTTGTTTAGTAATGATTGCTTGGTCTTGTGCGATTACTGCGCCATTGGCGTATTGGACTGGCGAAATGGTGAAGGTGATTTTTTCGTTGGATAGGTCATCGTCCTTGCTCGTTCCTTCTGTTATACTCCCCACTGCAAATGGTCCTTCGACTACCCTCAAGGTTGTTTCTCCCCATCCTACGTAAGCCGGTATAGCTTTACCTGCAGTTTGCTGAAAGATAGAGAAATCAATTACGGCATTTGTATCTACTTCAGCTACAAAGGTCCAGCTCCCTTTACTATCGGCCTTTGCCTTACCGAGGGATGTGCCATTGTTCTTGAAGAAAAACAATTCATAGTTAGGTTCTGCTGTGCCTTTTAGCTCCACTTTGTTCCCATGGATGCGATAACCGGAAGTGCCTGCCTTGACCGCAAATTTTGTGTCTAGCTTGACTGCTGCTATTGATGCATTCTTTGATATATTAAATAAGGAGGTGGAAACTTGGTGGTATTCACCATTAATAGTGTCGCCAATATCCAGCCCACTCTTAAAGCTGTCCAGCGACACATTTATTCCTTCATTTTGAAAGATGTCATTATATATCTTCCAGCTATACTTAACTCCCTCTGTGGTCACAAAATAATTGTTTTTACTGTCGATAAATCTCACTGCTTTATTCCCAATCGCACCTTCTTTTGGCGGAGCATAAAGATTAAACACTCCAGAAGTCTGCGTTTCTACAGCCTTATTTTTAACAATTTTATGAATAGCAATAGTTTTATCTAACGCAGCTTGATTGGAATTATTGGCTGTGAAAACAATTTGTATTGCTCCATTCTTATCCGTCTGAGCATTAACCGACTTAGCACCTGCATTATTGTTAGCTGCTCCATTTACAGAGATTAGCTTGACGCCAGCTGGTATATCAATTCGAACTGCTTGATTACTCGTGTTTTTAAAGACAGTCGAGAGTGACAAAACCTCTGTGGTTTCTTTATGCTGAATGTTTTTATCGCCTATATAAACAGGTGATATATTTCCTGGAACTGCAAAGCTCACCGAACCATTTTTATATTTAATCGTATAGGTAGTTCCAGGTACCTGAACTGATGTTTTTAATGTAACGTTAAATCCATCACTGCTTAGAGATGCACTACTAATAGTCATCCCATTATTGGCTGTGAAATCGGATGCCTTTACAGAAGAAATAAATCTATTTAACTTAACGAGTACTGTCGTGTTATCGACACGAGTGACAGCTACTGCATTCATCGGCAATGTATTGTTAATATTATTAATTGTTGCTTGTAGGCTTTTTTCCCACTTTAATGTTTCAGCAGTTAAAATTGCCTGTGCCTCATATACTTTAGCCGAAGCCTCTGTGTATCGTCCTCTGTTTAAGTCCTCTTGTGCACCCTTAGCAAGCATATGAACCGTCACATCATTTTTTAGCTCTGATATTAGCTTTTCAGCCGGGCCTTTTACTGCTCCTCTAATTCGATCACGTGTCGATTGACCATATACACGGTCTAACAGAATCGTCTGCTTTCGGAATTCCGCTGTCATTTCATGATAAGCCTTTTCCACTTGATCTAAATTATTTGCCTTTACCGCTAAGGATAGCGCATTTGTCTTTGCATGTATTTTACTGCTTGCTGTAATAGCATCTAAATAGCCCTGTGCACGCTGTAGCTGAGTTTTGGGCTCTATCAATAAAGACTCGTACTTTAATTTCTCCGAAAAGCTAGCCTTTGCAAGGGCAGCCTCCACTTTTCCAATTGCTTGCTTCGCATTATTAAATTGTTTCCACGGCTGAGTGACCCCATCTGCCGACCCCTCCACCGAAATAGCCCACTTCAATACATTTCCTGCATTTTGTGCATCCACAACTAACTGGTTTAAGTTTGATGTGGCTTCAACCTGAGACCCTGGAGTCACGGCAATTATTGCTGAAGTAGCTACCAATGTAGATAAAATCAGCTTTCCGCTTTTATTCCTCATATTACTCTCCCTCCTATCGTTTATCGCTCAAGCCAATATATGTTCAAGACATATAAACTTATGAGAATAAGAGAGATTTGTACACCGATGCAACAAGAAAAGCGCAACCGCCTATGTCTGCCCTGACAGGCAAATGGGGAAAAGCGAGGAGGCTTCTCCTCAGCCACCGGAGCTTTTAACCATTTGATCCCGAGGGGCAAGGCGGTGGAGCTAGACAACAAGAAAAGCGCAACCGCCTATCTCTGCCCCGACAGGCAAATGGAGAAAAGCGAGGAGGCTTCTCCTCAGCCACCGGAGCTTTTAACCATTTGATCCCGAGGGGCAAGGCGGTGGAGCTAGACAACAAGAAAAGCGCAACCGCCTATCTCTGCCCCGACAGGCAAATGGAGAAAAGCGAGGAGGCAGCTCCTCAGCCACCGGAGCTTTTATACATTTGACCCCGAGGGGCAAGGCGGTGGAGCTGGACAACAAGAAAAGCGCAACCGCCTATTCCTGCCCCGACAGGCAAATGGAGTAAAGCGAGAAGGCAGTTCCTCAGCCACCGGAGCTTCAGAACTTTATAGTTTCCTAAACAACAAAAAAACTCTGCCCAAGCTTAATAGCTTTAGACAGAGTGATAGATTTACAATTTTTTTAGCAGTTTTGGCAAGTAGTCATGCAAGTCTTGAAAAGAATATCCTAAGCTTTTAGCACGTTCATTACTCATCAGCCAAGTTTTTGATAGATTGTAAGGAGAATCTTCTCCCTCAATGGGTTTTAGACTAATTCTCGCCTCTTTATCCGCCTCAGCTTCGATTAATTGAACTAAATCCTTCAGCTTAATCTTACCGTTGCTGGTCGCATTCACAGCTCCGGTAAATGTAGAGAGTCCAATCCACGCAAGGAACTGTCCAATCTCTTCCTCCGAGATAAAATCTATATAAGCATCCGAGTTTACTAGATGAAATTCATCTCCGCTCATAATTTTCCCAACATAATATTTCAATCGGTTGGTGTAATCATGTTCACCAATGACGATTGGTGGTCGAACAGCGGCTACTGGAAACTCCGCGTGCTGAAAAAAGACAGCCTCCGCTTGGCGTTTTCCTTCCGCATAGGTAAAGTTCTCTTTCGTTCCCATGACTATGGAATGCTTTTCTGGAATAAAATCTTCCTCTTTAGATAGCTCTTTTCCCTCATAAACAGACTTTGAAGAAGTAAGAACATACTTTTTCGTATGTCCATTAAACACTTCTACCGCGTCCAACGCATCTCTAGAGGCATAACAGATTTGATCAAAAACAACATCCCATTTCTCGGATTGAAGCTTCTCTTTGTCAGCCAACAAACTGGATCGATCTATAACCATATGATTTACTTTTTTAGAAAAAACATGTGCTGTATTTCCTCTAGTTGCGACAGTTACTTCTATTCCTTCATTTAAAAGTGCCTCCACTAAATGAACACCAAAAAAACGAGTTCCACCTAAAACCAATACCTTCTTCAAACTTCCACCCCTCTACTGGATATTCATACCATTATAACCGATTAAAAATATGTAGTGAAAGCCCCGTATCCAAAATAAACGGTAAGAACTGATAATATACCAAACACGATACTCTCCACTGTTCCCCCAGTTCTCGTAGTTATAGGAAAACGAACTGTCACAGGTATTGGAAAAAATAATTTAACCCCATTTTTCGTAGCCATATCTAAAAGAAGATGACTTGCTACCCCAACTGAAACTCCCATCATAATTGACTTGTCCCAGCTAAAATAATTCATCAATGCAACTAATAGAAGAATGAACAATAGACTATGTGTAAAGGATCTATGACCAAACACCTTGTTAATAATTTTGGATATGAGTGGAAAGCGTCTTCCTATCATACTTCCACCGTGGCAAATATCCGGTAGAATCGCACCTGCCACACCCCCTACGACCAGCAATACCGGGTCATAATCTGTCATCTGTGAGATAGCAAGACTTGCTGCAAGACCGCCTATAATATGTGTGTTTCCTGTCATGCTATTAATTCTCCTTTTCTTATGTATCGAGAAAGCATGAAACATTTTACACTATTTGGTTTTATATCTAAATAGGTGAAATATCGTAACCTACCCATTTAGTTAGGCAAAAAGACACTGTTTCCACTAACAAAGAGACTTCTTGTTCACTGGACAGGAAGTCTGCAAGAACCATCTATTGATTTAAGGGAAAAAACGGGGCTAGGACAAAACGCTCCTCAACAATAAAAAGCCTCGAAAATTTTACGACCTTGTAATTTTTCGAGGCTTCTATTCAAATATACCTGTAGTTGTTTTCCGTTACAGTGGACGCTTTCCGGGGGCACGGCTTCAATCTCCTCGTCGCTTCGTTGAGGGCACTGAAAAACTTACGTTTTTATAATAATTTTGTTTTTGAAAATTAAAAAAGGGTACTTTTTGTTCAAACTGAACAGAAAGTACCCTTTTTCATTGCCTTATTCTTGCTCTCATTCGTTAAGTAACTTTAGGATTCGCTTCAAGTTGACCGCAAATATGGTTGTGGCTCCTTGTATTTCCATGCCAAAAAGACCCGTGCTAATCGCTGTATCGTAGCCGTGTCCACTCTTTAATTCACTATTCTTTGCCTCGATTTTATATCGCTCTTTGGCAAGCTGTTTAAATTCTTCGGTATTCTGAAATGCCTCTTGTTCAAGGTGCTCTGTCGATTTGATTGTGACACAATATGTTTTAGATTTCGATCCTTCTTTGTAACACCCAACTCTGAAAGGGCATATTTTACATTTTTCAACATCAAAATTATATTTGATTTGAGGGTTACGGTTGTCATCTGTATTTCTTTTTTTTATAGTTTTTCCTTTTGCTAAATGACCCGCTGGACAAACATATAAATTAGCGTCTTTATTAAATTCAAATAAATCTTCTTTTCTACGGTGGCCATTTGTAATCAGCGGATGTAATTTTGAAATGAGTTGGACCTTATTTGTCTTGGTATATATTAAATTGTCTTTACTAGAATATGCTGTATCTCCAAGCACCTTCTCTATTTTCATACCTGTACGTTGGCTTTTTTCAATTAAATCTATTAAATGTTGTCCATCACCTTGTTCACCAGTTGTTACAATCGCTGCTGTAATAATTCGTTCATCGCTCATCGCTATATGAGTTTTATAACCAAAGAAAGATGTATCTGCTGATTTATGTCCGACACGTGCATCGGTATCGCTTGAATAATTCAGATGAAATAGTGTGTCTTCTACGATTTCTTTTAATGTATTTAAACGTTCTTTCACGGCAGGCACTTGCGCTATTTGTGGCTCTTTCTCTATCACTTCAATGACTTTTTTACAGTAAGTCACTTCATCTGACACTTCGTTAGAAGTCGGTTTTTCTGGAAACTTCTCTTTCATAGATTCATCTATTTTATAGACCGCTTTTCGGGCATTCTTTGATTTTTCTTGTAAGAATTCTTTGGGCGATTTTTGATTGTAACGTGCTTTCGTATGCGTTGCGTCCACAATGATTGTTTTACTTTTGATGATTTCTTTTTCAAGTGCGATTTCAACGGTTTTCCCAATTAACATATCTAACAAATCTACATCTTGTAAACGAAGTCGACGAAATTTTGTAAGTGAACTTGGTTCAATGACCTCATCCTCTGGAGCCATTCCTAAGAAGTATTTAAATGACATATCATATTTTGAACGTTCCACTAAATCCACATCGGACACATCATGAATTGCTTTTAATAATAAATACTTAAACATACGAATGGGTGAAATCGCTTTACGACCATGATCCAAACAATATTTTGATTGAAGTTCTTCTAAAATAAACGAAAAATCAACAAGTTCATTGATTTGACGAAGCATATTGTCTTTTGGAATTATTAAATCATATAACGCCATGTATGGACTTAAGTTCAGCGTTTCTTGGTTTGAAATCATTGTGAGCACCCCTGCATTTACTTTTCTTTAGTATAGCAAGAAAATAATTTTTCGGTCTGAGTACATTTTAAAAAATTCTATAACAGGTAGAAAAGTGGATTGGATTGGAGTGCAGAGCGGTGACTCCTAGGGGATTAGCGGCCACGGCGAGCACCCGGACTGAGCGCAGCGAGGGAGAAGGCTTGCCGGGCCGCCCCCTGGAAAGCATCCGCTCGGAACGGAAAGACATGGATTCAGAAAATAGTAGAAGATGAACAGAACCTGCATTCATACTCTACCTCTAAACGTTTTAAAGGCACTTTTTCAGTGCCCTCGTACCAAGTCTCCATAACCAACAGATAATAAGGTGACTCCGCTAAAATAGAGATAATCCCAGAAATTTTCTCCTCCCTCTTTCCCTTCTTCGGTGCTAATTCTTATTACCTCCCCATCCATGGCCAATAAATAATAAAGAATAGCAAATCCAACGGTAATGCCAAGCATAGCGAAAAATAGCTTTTGAAATAAAGTTGACTGAAAATAGCTCATCTTATATTTACGACCTGAAAAGAAATAGTACAAGGTTGTTACCATAAATAAAATAGTCAATCCCATTAGTATCGTGGAAAACATGCATCTATTCCTCTCTGTCTCACGAGTCCATCCAGTTTGAGTTTTTGTATGAATGTCGATATGACTATCTTGTCAATCGAATATAAAAATATACAAAAGGAATTAATATAGGAAACGAAAATATAGATACTCTTTCATTTCATGAATTAAGACGTAAGCATAGAAATGTACATATTTATTATTAAAGGAAAAAAAGATATTGAATGATTCTTAAGAGCTTTCTAATGCAATGTTTATTTTCATTAACAGAAGTCTTAACGCTTTTAGTGATTAACTATTACTTCATCTAGACATTCAGAATACCTTTATACATGGGATTACGTCCTTTTAGGAAACAACAAAAAAGACCTCTAACAAAGTAGTTAGAAGTCTTGATAGGTATGACTTTATGTCATGAATATGATACCGGTGGTCGGGGTCGAACCGACACATCCGAAGATACGGGATTTTGAGTCCCGCGCGTCTGCCAATTCCGCCACACCGGCATATTGAAGGCAGTAAATACTTTTTTAAAAATTGGAGGCGGCAACCGGATTTGAACCGGTGATAAAGGTGTTGCAGACCTGTGCCTTACCACTTGGCTATGCCGCCTTAATTTGGAGCGGAAGACGAGGTTCGAACTCGCGACCCCCACCTTGGCAAGGTGGTGTTCTACCACTGAACTACTTCCGCAAATAACTGGGGTACCTGGATTCGAACCAGGGCATGACGGAATCAAAATCCGTTGCCTTACCGCTTGGCTATACCCCAATGGGGCGACCGATGGGAATTGAACCCACGAATGCCGGAATCACAATCCGGTGCGTTAACCACTTCGCCACGACCGCCACAGAATAAAAAAAAGAGCTAACCAGATAGAATATGGGGCGACTGATGGGAATTGAACCCACGAATGCCGGAATCACAATCCGGTGCGTTAACCACTTCGCCACAACCGCCATTATTCAAAGTTAACTTATTATTTGGCAGGGGCAGTAGGAATCGAACCCACATCAAAGGTTTTGGAGACCTCTATTCTACCGTTAAACTATGCCCCTAATAACTGGTGGAGGGGGACGGATTCGAACCGCCGAACCCTAAGGAGCGGATTTACAGTCCGCCGCGTTTAGCCACTTCGCTACCCCTCCACTAGACAGTGGTGCCGGAAAGAGGACTTGAACCCCCAACCTACTGATTACAAGTCAGTTGCTCTACCAATTGAGCTATTCCGGCGTAATGGTGGCTCAGGACGGAATCGAACCGCCGACACAAGGATTTTCAGTCCTTTGCTCTACCGACTGAGCTACTGAGCCACATACGTACATTAAAGATAAATGGCGGTCCCGACCGGGATCGAACCGGCGATCTCCTGCGTGACAGGCAGGCATGTTAACCGCTACACCACGGGACCATTTGGTTGCGGGGACAGGATTTGAACCTGTGACCTTCGGGTTATGAGCCCGACGAGCTACCGAACTGCTCCACCCCGCGATAATATAAGTGTTGAAATTTAAATCAACTACGCATTTAGTGAGTTTTACGTCTTCCACGCTTTGCTTTCTTCGTGAAGCGATTTGCTCCACCCGCGACAATGCTAAGTGTGATTAAAATGGTGGAGGATGACGGGCTCGAACCGCCGACCCTCTGCTTGTAAGGCAGATGCTCTCCCAGCTGAGCTAATCCTCCGTAATGCTGGTTTAAAAATAAATGGTGACCCCTACGGGATTCGAACCCGTGTTACCGCCGTGAAAGGGCGGTGTCTTAACCGCTTGACCAAGGGGCCATTATGTATAAGAGAAATCTATCTGGCGGAGAGCAAGGGATTTGAACCCTTGAGACAGTGTTACCCGCCTACACGATTTCCAATCGTGCTCCTTCGGCCACTCGGACAGCTCTCCTAGAAATGGCTCCGAAGGTAGGACTCGAACCTACGACCAATCGGTTAACAGCCGATTGCTCTACCACTGAGCTACTTCGGAATAATATCCGCCTAGCGACGTCCTACTCTTGCAGGGGGAGACCCCCAACTACCATCGGCGCTGAAGAGCTTAACTTCCGTGTTCGGTATGGGAACGGGTGTGACCTCTTCGCCATCATCACTAGACCTGAATAATTACTGAAAGACATTTTCTATTATATCAACTATGTAGATTATTACAAGGGTTTTTTTAATAAAAAATTATTCTTTCAAAACTGAATAAACTGACATCTCAGAAACAAACAATTTGGTTAAGTCCTCGATCGATTAGTATTCGTCAGCTGCACGTGTCGCCACGCTTCCACCCCGAACCTATCTACCTCATCGTCTTTGAGGGATCTTACTTACTTGCGTAATGGGAAATCTCATCTTGAGGGGGGCTTCGTGCTTAGATGCTTTCAGCACTTATCCCGTCCACACATAGCTACCCAGCGATGCCCTTGGCAGAACAACTGGTACACCAGCGGTGTGTCCATCCCGGTCCTCTCGTACTAAGGACAGCTCCTCTCAAATTTCCTACGCCCACGACGGATAGGGACCGAACTGTCTCACGACGTTCTGAACCCAGCTCGCGTACCGCTTTAATGGGCGAACAGCCCAACCCTTGGGACCGACTACAGCCCCAGGATGCGATGAGCCGACATCGAGGTGCCAAACCTCCCCGTCGATGTGGACTCTTGGGGGAGATAAGCCTGTTATCCCCGGGGTAGCTTTTATCCGTTGAGCGATGGCCCTTCCATGCGGAACCACCGGATCACTAAGCCCGTCTTTCGACCCTGCTCGACTTGTAGGTCTCGCAGTCAAGCTCCCTTCTGCCTTTACACTCTTCGAATGATTTCCAACCATTCTGAGGGAACCTTTGGGCGCCTCCGTTACACTTTAGGAGGCGACCGCCCCAGTCAAACTGCCCGCCTGACACTGTCTCCTACCCGGGTTACGGGTATGGGTTAGAATTTCAATACAACCAGGGTAGTATCCCACCGACGCCTCCTCCGAAGCTGGCGCTCCGGGCTCTAAGGCTCCTACCTATCCTGTACAAGTTGCACCAAAATTCAATATCAAGCTACAGTAAAGCTCCACGGGGTCTTTCCGTCCTGTCGCGGGTAACCTGCATCTTCACAGGTACTATAATTTCACCGAGTCTCTCGTTGAGACAGTGCCCAGATCGTTACGCCTTTCGTGCGGGTCGGAACTTACCCGACAAGGAATTTCGCTACCTTAGGACCGTTATAGTTACGGCCGCCGTTTACTGGGGCTTCAATTCGCACCTTCGCTTGCGCTAAGCACTCCTCTTAACCTTCCAGCACCGGGCAGGCGTCAGCCCCTATACTTCACCTTACGGTTTTGCAGAGACCTGTGTTTTTGCTAAACAGTCGCCTGGGCCTATTCACTGCGGCTCTTCTAGGCTATTCACCCAAAAGAGCACCCCTTCTCCCGAAGTTACGGGGTCATTTTGCCGAGTTCCTTAACGAGAGTTCTCTCGCTCACCTTAGGATTCTCTCCTCGACTACCTGTGTCGGTTTGCGGTACGGGCACCTCCCACCTCGTTAGAGGCTTTTCTTGGCAGTGTGAAATCAGGAACTCCGGACATACGTCCTTGCCATCACAGCTCAATGTTACAGAGTGCGGATTTGCCTACACTCACACCTCACTGCTTGGACGTGCATAACCAACAGCACGCTTACCCTATCCTACTGCGTCCCCCCATCACTCAAACGGTGGGGTGGTGGTACAGGAATATCAACCTGTTGTCCATCGTCTACGCCTATCGGCCTCGACTTAGGTCCCGACTAACCCTGAGCGGACGAGCCTTCCTCAGGAAACCTTAGTCATACGGTGGATGGGATTCTCACCCATCTTTCGCTACTCATACCGGCATTCTCACTTCTAAGCGCTCCACCAGTCCTTCCGGTCTGACTTCAACGCCCTTAGAACGCTCTCCTACCACTGATACCAAAGGTATCAATCCACAGCTTCGGTGATTTGTTTAGCCCCGATACATTTTCGGCGCAGCGTCACTCGACCAGTGAGCTATTACGCACTCTTTAAATGATGGCTGCTTCTAAGCCAACATCCTGGTTGTCTAAGCAACGCCACATCCTTTTCCACTTAACAAATACTTTGGGACCTTAGCTGGTGGTCTGGGCTGTTTCCCTCTTGACTACGGATCTTATCACTCGCAGTCTGACTCCCAAACATAAATCATTGGCATTCGGAGTTTGTCTGAATTCGGTAACCCGGGATGGGCCCCTAGTCCAAACAGTGCTCTACCTCCAAGATTCTAACGTTTGAGGCTAGCCCTAAAGCTATTTCGGAGAGAACCAGCTATCTCCAGGTTCGATTGGAATT harbors:
- a CDS encoding S8 family serine peptidase, which produces MSKFKIALASLLIAGSLAAPVQASSPEETPSSVEDRNSNAGVEKFRVYVEANNKANKASLANQYEVRWELSENGFSTDMNEKQFQALQKNKNITVTKVPTVTLDLPAEDSTTQPADFETAANASQKTPWGIKAIYNNSSLTSTSGGNGINIAVLDTGVNRNHTDLVNRVEQCKDFTGSTTVINNSCSDGNGHGTHVAGTALADGGSDKSGVYGVAPAADLWAYKVLSNSGSGSSDDIAAAIRHAADQAVSTGTKTVINMSLGSSANNSLISSAVNYAYSKGVLIVAAAGNSGYAQGTIGYPGALVNAVAVAALENVQENGTYRVANFSSRGYASTDGDYVIQQGDVEISAPGASIYSTWYNGGYNTISGTSMASPHVAGLAAKIWAQNPSWSHTQLRTNLQNRAKAVDIKGGYGAATGDDYASGFGFARVQ
- a CDS encoding NAD-dependent epimerase/dehydratase family protein, giving the protein MKKVLVLGGTRFFGVHLVEALLNEGIEVTVATRGNTAHVFSKKVNHMVIDRSSLLADKEKLQSEKWDVVFDQICYASRDALDAVEVFNGHTKKYVLTSSKSVYEGKELSKEEDFIPEKHSIVMGTKENFTYAEGKRQAEAVFFQHAEFPVAAVRPPIVIGEHDYTNRLKYYVGKIMSGDEFHLVNSDAYIDFISEEEIGQFLAWIGLSTFTGAVNATSNGKIKLKDLVQLIEAEADKEARISLKPIEGEDSPYNLSKTWLMSNERAKSLGYSFQDLHDYLPKLLKKL
- a CDS encoding metal-dependent hydrolase, giving the protein MTGNTHIIGGLAASLAISQMTDYDPVLLVVGGVAGAILPDICHGGSMIGRRFPLISKIINKVFGHRSFTHSLLFILLLVALMNYFSWDKSIMMGVSVGVASHLLLDMATKNGVKLFFPIPVTVRFPITTRTGGTVESIVFGILSVLTVYFGYGAFTTYF
- a CDS encoding IS1182 family transposase: MISNQETLNLSPYMALYDLIIPKDNMLRQINELVDFSFILEELQSKYCLDHGRKAISPIRMFKYLLLKAIHDVSDVDLVERSKYDMSFKYFLGMAPEDEVIEPSSLTKFRRLRLQDVDLLDMLIGKTVEIALEKEIIKSKTIIVDATHTKARYNQKSPKEFLQEKSKNARKAVYKIDESMKEKFPEKPTSNEVSDEVTYCKKVIEVIEKEPQIAQVPAVKERLNTLKEIVEDTLFHLNYSSDTDARVGHKSADTSFFGYKTHIAMSDERIITAAIVTTGEQGDGQHLIDLIEKSQRTGMKIEKVLGDTAYSSKDNLIYTKTNKVQLISKLHPLITNGHRRKEDLFEFNKDANLYVCPAGHLAKGKTIKKRNTDDNRNPQIKYNFDVEKCKICPFRVGCYKEGSKSKTYCVTIKSTEHLEQEAFQNTEEFKQLAKERYKIEAKNSELKSGHGYDTAISTGLFGMEIQGATTIFAVNLKRILKLLNE
- a CDS encoding ion channel, with the protein product MFSTILMGLTILFMVTTLYYFFSGRKYKMSYFQSTLFQKLFFAMLGITVGFAILYYLLAMDGEVIRISTEEGKEGGENFWDYLYFSGVTLLSVGYGDLVRGH